DNA sequence from the Candidatus Obscuribacterales bacterium genome:
TAAAGAGTTCCTCTTTCTGTACCTGCGTTAGATTAGATTCGACGATGTTGCAGACGGTCGATATTTCATCGTCCATTTGGTGTTCATTTAGCAGGTCAAGCGTTATCCGAAGCATGGCTAGCCTCCAGTTCGATTAGCAAATCAATGAAATGTCTTGCCTTGCGTAAGTCCTCAATTCCGTTCTTGCTTCTCCATCTCGACACATACTTGATAACAGCCCCCTCGCAGTAGCCGATATTATTGGCGTGGATATACTCGACTGGCTGGATGGACATTGTTTTGTAGTGGCTTCCGCCTTCCTGCGTGTCGAGAGGGGAATTTCTTAACATCCGCTCTATGTCCGCAGGGCGCTTGTTTTCTGGTGAGCGACTGGGTAGAACAGCGGAGAGTATGGGCTTGCCCGTTGCACAGCCGCTTTCCGGGGTAATATC
Encoded proteins:
- a CDS encoding DUF3310 domain-containing protein; translated protein: MTTYRCKSILGLCKWSGVNPELRWSGSASRTVCPECGSDISTFESTVSSNTITEPAKQMLGASKEKPDEYCTYPECKCPLDITPESGCATGKPILSAVLPSRSPENKRPADIERMLRNSPLDTQEGGSHYKTMSIQPVEYIHANNIGYCEGAVIKYVSRWRSKNGIEDLRKARHFIDLLIELEASHASDNA